Proteins encoded together in one Qingshengfaniella alkalisoli window:
- the tsaE gene encoding tRNA (adenosine(37)-N6)-threonylcarbamoyltransferase complex ATPase subunit type 1 TsaE codes for MTIALPFDLNLASEAATSTFAQALAPLLGVGDVLCLSGPIGAGKSHFARQVVRTRLHAVGKEEDIPSPTFTLVQTYKAGALEIWHADLYRLGDVQEIIELGLDDAFEDALCLIEWPDRLGEDVPDRALHIELSTLDTPDARRMRLRSDAPEIWSDRITAALEDMKGRI; via the coding sequence ATGACAATCGCCCTGCCCTTCGATCTGAACCTTGCCTCCGAGGCCGCAACATCAACTTTCGCGCAGGCGCTTGCACCGCTGCTGGGTGTAGGCGATGTGTTGTGTCTGTCCGGACCGATAGGCGCGGGCAAAAGCCATTTCGCCCGGCAAGTGGTCCGGACGCGGCTGCACGCGGTTGGCAAGGAGGAGGACATCCCCTCGCCTACCTTTACCCTGGTTCAGACCTACAAGGCTGGTGCGCTGGAAATCTGGCACGCCGATTTGTATCGGCTGGGGGATGTGCAGGAGATCATCGAACTGGGCCTCGATGACGCGTTTGAAGACGCATTGTGCTTGATCGAATGGCCCGACCGCCTTGGGGAGGACGTGCCCGACCGCGCACTGCATATCGAGCTTTCCACGCTGGATACGCCAGATGCACGACGGATGCGGTTGCGATCTGACGCGCCTGAGATATGGAGTGATCGGATCACAGCCGCGCTTGAGGACATGAAAGGCCGAATTTGA
- a CDS encoding PAS-domain containing protein, translating to MPELIQIGLVSVAATALVLVVLTRKGKAEVMSSPLFLGARSKEIVFLFDGPVLADATPQARALLPDQPPNTSDLERFCHVFAQSFRGMEDALNRSAGVARLNASGGPTLSGTQMDISRNGTITRIELTTPSSPSLTEDEEAEPALAAINSELAILRSISESLPCVVWILDHDGQVRWANTAYMRLAERMHDAQRLSGWPPPHIFEKSKPTITGILPETGKTRIALDVPGGDTPVWFDAMAIARNGETLYFATPIDDLVKAESSLREFIQTLTKTFAQLTIGLAIFDRKRRLAMFNPALIDLCGLPPPLLSGRPSLHAFLDALRERQRIPEPKDYRAWREKIAQLESAADGPGYEEAWHLPHGQILRVTGRPHPDGAVAFLFEDISSEIYMTRSFRAALDTGQAVLDRSDDALVVFSRSGAIVLSNKAYTKLWQSDPETDLTDQGIINATRLWQSRCNPTPIWGDLREFVLDLRDRHDWESDIEMADGRRLNCEVVPLPNGETLVRFAALRYPAAIGA from the coding sequence TTGCCAGAACTGATACAAATTGGCTTGGTCAGCGTGGCGGCAACGGCCCTGGTGCTTGTTGTGCTGACCCGCAAGGGCAAGGCGGAGGTGATGTCGTCACCGCTGTTTCTGGGTGCGAGGTCGAAGGAGATCGTGTTCCTGTTCGACGGACCCGTTCTGGCCGATGCCACCCCCCAAGCCCGCGCCCTGTTACCAGATCAGCCCCCCAACACCAGCGATCTGGAACGGTTTTGCCACGTTTTCGCCCAAAGCTTCAGGGGGATGGAGGATGCCTTGAACCGAAGCGCCGGGGTCGCAAGGCTGAATGCTTCTGGCGGGCCCACGCTGTCAGGCACGCAGATGGATATCAGCCGCAACGGCACGATCACACGCATCGAATTAACCACGCCATCAAGCCCCTCGCTCACCGAGGATGAGGAAGCCGAACCAGCACTGGCGGCAATCAATTCCGAACTCGCGATCCTTCGCAGCATTTCGGAAAGCTTACCCTGTGTCGTCTGGATTTTGGACCATGACGGGCAGGTCCGTTGGGCCAACACTGCCTATATGCGGCTGGCTGAACGCATGCATGATGCGCAACGATTGTCCGGCTGGCCGCCGCCGCACATCTTCGAGAAATCCAAACCCACCATCACGGGCATCTTGCCGGAGACGGGCAAGACACGCATCGCGCTGGATGTCCCCGGCGGCGACACGCCGGTCTGGTTCGACGCGATGGCCATCGCGCGGAATGGCGAGACGCTCTATTTCGCAACTCCGATCGACGATCTGGTCAAGGCCGAAAGCTCGCTGCGTGAATTCATTCAGACACTGACCAAAACCTTCGCGCAACTGACCATCGGACTGGCGATTTTCGACAGGAAACGCCGCTTGGCCATGTTCAATCCCGCGCTGATCGACCTGTGCGGCCTGCCCCCGCCACTACTCAGTGGACGCCCGAGCCTGCACGCATTTCTGGATGCGCTGCGTGAACGGCAGCGGATACCGGAACCCAAGGATTACCGAGCGTGGCGTGAAAAGATCGCCCAGCTTGAAAGCGCGGCCGACGGTCCCGGATACGAAGAGGCGTGGCACCTTCCGCACGGCCAGATCCTGCGCGTCACGGGCCGCCCACATCCCGATGGGGCCGTAGCGTTTCTGTTCGAAGACATCTCCAGCGAGATTTACATGACCCGAAGCTTCCGGGCAGCACTGGATACAGGACAGGCAGTACTGGACCGCAGCGACGATGCGTTGGTCGTGTTCTCGCGCAGCGGTGCAATCGTGCTGTCGAACAAGGCATATACCAAACTTTGGCAAAGCGATCCGGAAACCGACCTGACCGATCAGGGGATCATCAATGCCACGCGGCTGTGGCAGTCACGATGCAATCCCACGCCGATCTGGGGTGACCTGCGAGAGTTCGTGCTGGACCTGCGCGACCGGCATGATTGGGAAAGCGACATCGAGATGGCGGACGGCAGGAGACTGAACTGCGAGGTCGTTCCCTTGCCCAATGGTGAAACTCTGGTTCGGTTTGCGGCGCTTCGCTATCCTGCCGCGATTGGCGCTTGA
- a CDS encoding HD domain-containing protein, with product MPAKQPRAWQRMLSGRRLDLLDPTPMDIEIEDIAHGLAFVARWNGQTNGDFAYSVAEHSLLVETLYGRLYPDAPAKWRLAALLHDAPEYVIGDMISPVKSAIGPSYTELDTRLAAAIHLRFGLPATLPKTIKQGIKRADRISAWLEATRIAGFSETESTRFFGRPKPEHIDGLDVLLRPPLETREDFTTRHDALLKEC from the coding sequence ATGCCCGCGAAACAGCCCCGCGCCTGGCAAAGAATGCTCTCTGGCCGCAGGTTGGACCTGCTGGACCCGACGCCGATGGATATCGAGATCGAAGACATCGCACATGGCCTTGCCTTCGTCGCGCGGTGGAACGGGCAGACCAACGGCGATTTCGCCTATTCTGTGGCGGAACATTCGCTTCTGGTGGAAACGCTCTATGGGCGGCTCTATCCCGATGCGCCGGCAAAGTGGCGGTTGGCTGCACTGCTGCATGATGCGCCGGAATATGTGATCGGGGACATGATTTCGCCCGTGAAGTCCGCAATCGGGCCGAGCTACACGGAGCTGGACACGCGGCTTGCCGCGGCGATCCATTTGCGCTTCGGCCTGCCCGCGACGCTACCCAAAACCATCAAGCAGGGAATCAAGCGGGCGGACCGGATCTCGGCCTGGCTGGAAGCCACGCGCATCGCCGGGTTCTCAGAGACGGAATCGACGCGCTTCTTCGGACGGCCCAAGCCGGAACATATTGACGGGCTGGATGTGCTGCTACGTCCACCGCTTGAGACGCGCGAGGATTTCACCACCCGCCACGACGCCTTGCTAAAAGAGTGCTAG
- a CDS encoding aminoglycoside phosphotransferase family protein, translating to MTRSEEIAQFLRVAGWEDATHIPLAGDADARRYIRLRRGNGETAILMDAPPAPDDSTIRFVRIDEHLTRVGLSAPAIAAQHPERGLLLLEDFGDAQFAAVMRDAPRKTEELYLAAVDLLIDLSRKPSPDHLPCYDPAAYPPLIAPVWDWYLAQGSVAPDGAAEHLVQALDPLMRRHCQTQQPVLCLRDYHVENLIWLPERGDVQRVGLLDFQDAFIGHPAYDLVSLLEDARRDTSPELRERLLRHFLNETGFDEDSLRVACAVLAAQRNLRILGIFARLSLHVGKPRYIALIPRVWSHLQNDLSHPALAPLRDAVAQWLPEPTPDYLDQLRRP from the coding sequence TTGACTCGCAGCGAAGAAATCGCCCAGTTCCTGCGCGTCGCCGGATGGGAGGACGCGACGCATATCCCGCTTGCCGGCGATGCAGATGCGCGCCGATACATCCGACTGAGACGCGGCAACGGTGAAACCGCGATCCTGATGGACGCACCACCTGCGCCCGACGACAGCACCATCAGGTTTGTTCGTATCGACGAGCACCTGACGCGTGTGGGACTGTCTGCCCCGGCCATAGCCGCACAGCACCCAGAACGCGGCCTTCTGCTTTTGGAAGATTTCGGCGATGCGCAGTTTGCAGCCGTCATGCGGGATGCACCGAGAAAAACGGAAGAGCTGTATCTGGCAGCGGTCGATCTGCTGATCGATCTGTCACGAAAACCCTCGCCCGATCACCTGCCATGCTACGACCCCGCAGCTTACCCGCCCCTGATCGCGCCTGTTTGGGACTGGTATCTTGCGCAAGGAAGCGTGGCACCGGATGGTGCAGCGGAACACCTTGTGCAGGCGCTCGACCCGTTGATGCGCCGCCACTGCCAGACGCAACAGCCCGTTCTGTGCCTGCGCGACTACCATGTCGAAAACCTGATCTGGCTGCCGGAACGCGGCGACGTTCAACGGGTGGGGTTGCTGGACTTTCAGGACGCCTTCATTGGTCATCCGGCATATGATCTGGTGTCACTGCTGGAGGATGCGCGCCGTGACACATCGCCCGAACTGCGCGAAAGGTTGCTTCGTCATTTCCTGAATGAAACGGGTTTCGACGAAGATTCACTGCGCGTCGCCTGCGCCGTCCTTGCGGCACAGCGCAATCTACGAATTCTTGGTATTTTCGCACGACTTTCACTGCATGTGGGAAAACCGCGCTACATCGCCCTGATCCCCCGCGTCTGGTCGCATCTGCAAAACGATCTGTCCCACCCCGCGCTTGCCCCGTTGCGGGATGCGGTGGCACAGTGGCTGCCGGAGCCTACGCCCGACTATCTGGACCAATTGAGACGCCCATGA
- a CDS encoding nucleotidyltransferase family protein, producing the protein MTDRPTAAMLYAAGFGTRMGVLTKDQPKPLVEVAGKPLMEHALALIEDAGIACKVVNAHYKAQMVVDYFTDRDVAVSVEEPDILDTGGGLRHALPLLGDGPVATLNTDAIWTGPNPIRTLMNAWDPDRMDGLLILVPLANAAGHAGKGDFVADTAGRLTRGKGAYIYGGATIMKTEGLHEISEAVFSNNLYWDRMIAQGRLFGAVHDGGWCDVGRPEGIPLAEELLGQKA; encoded by the coding sequence ATGACCGACCGACCGACTGCCGCCATGCTCTACGCCGCCGGTTTTGGCACACGCATGGGAGTCCTGACGAAGGATCAGCCCAAGCCACTGGTCGAGGTCGCGGGCAAGCCGCTGATGGAACATGCGCTGGCCCTGATCGAGGATGCGGGGATCGCGTGTAAAGTGGTCAACGCTCACTACAAGGCCCAGATGGTTGTCGACTACTTCACGGACCGGGATGTCGCGGTATCTGTCGAGGAGCCTGACATCCTCGATACCGGTGGCGGGTTGCGTCACGCGCTGCCGTTGCTGGGCGATGGGCCCGTCGCGACGCTGAATACCGACGCGATCTGGACTGGCCCTAACCCGATCCGCACGTTGATGAACGCGTGGGACCCGGACCGGATGGATGGGCTGCTGATCCTTGTGCCGCTGGCGAACGCGGCGGGGCACGCGGGCAAGGGCGATTTCGTGGCGGACACCGCGGGACGACTGACACGCGGCAAGGGTGCCTACATCTATGGCGGCGCGACGATCATGAAGACCGAAGGGCTACACGAGATCAGTGAAGCCGTCTTTTCCAACAATCTGTACTGGGATCGAATGATCGCGCAAGGTCGCCTGTTCGGCGCGGTGCATGATGGCGGCTGGTGTGATGTGGGCCGTCCCGAGGGTATCCCGCTGGCCGAGGAGCTTTTGGGGCAGAAAGCATGA
- the regB gene encoding sensor histidine kinase RegB: MHDPTLDPLTPGARSHWIPLRTLVLLRWVAVAGQLAAVLVAEGIFHLQLDLAICLGAIAAAALANVIAQFAFPRAYRLSERASALMLMFDVLQLGLLLYLTGGLNNPFALLILVPVAISASALHLRSTVSLGVAAFAVATFVGLVYRPLVSSDGLDMTMPPTLLLGFWVAIIIGLAFLAIYARRVSIEIHGMSDALLATQLALVREQKLTDLGGVVAAAAHELGTPLATIKLVSTELASELEDPEQAEDARLIRDQADRCRDILQSMGRVGKEDRFVRSAPLETVIYEAAEPHLTRGVSIQFDISPDEGADSRQPTMPRQPEIIHGIRNLVQNAVDFARGIVRVEAHWNTDTVTVRISDDGNGFPPHLIGRLGDPLLRRRKSDGEQSQRPGYEGMGLGLFIAKTLLERSGARLSFRNSTDTPESHGAIVTVVWPRHRLVPEPGSKDDPLGENQPINT, encoded by the coding sequence ATGCATGATCCGACGCTCGACCCTTTAACGCCGGGTGCGCGAAGCCACTGGATACCCCTGCGGACGCTGGTTTTGCTGCGCTGGGTGGCCGTCGCGGGACAATTGGCCGCAGTGTTGGTCGCAGAAGGCATTTTTCACCTGCAGCTCGATCTGGCGATCTGTCTTGGGGCCATCGCAGCGGCCGCACTGGCCAATGTCATTGCGCAATTCGCCTTCCCGCGCGCATATCGGCTTTCGGAACGCGCATCGGCCCTGATGCTGATGTTCGATGTGCTGCAGCTTGGGCTGTTGCTGTATCTCACCGGAGGTCTGAACAACCCGTTTGCGCTGCTGATCCTGGTGCCCGTGGCGATTTCCGCGTCGGCGCTGCATCTGCGATCAACGGTTTCACTGGGCGTGGCAGCCTTCGCGGTGGCCACCTTCGTCGGGCTTGTCTATCGCCCGCTGGTCAGCTCCGACGGGCTGGACATGACGATGCCGCCCACGCTGCTGCTGGGCTTCTGGGTCGCGATCATCATCGGGCTGGCGTTTCTGGCTATCTATGCACGCAGGGTCAGCATCGAGATCCATGGCATGTCAGATGCGCTGCTGGCGACACAGCTTGCGCTGGTGCGTGAACAGAAGCTGACGGATCTGGGCGGTGTGGTGGCGGCAGCTGCGCATGAGCTCGGCACACCACTTGCCACGATAAAGCTGGTCAGCACGGAACTGGCCAGTGAACTGGAAGACCCCGAACAGGCCGAGGATGCCCGGTTGATCCGCGATCAGGCCGACCGCTGCCGCGACATCCTGCAATCCATGGGCCGTGTCGGGAAAGAAGACCGTTTCGTGCGCAGTGCACCACTAGAAACCGTGATATACGAAGCCGCCGAACCGCACCTCACGCGCGGCGTGTCGATCCAGTTCGACATTTCGCCCGATGAAGGCGCGGACAGTCGGCAGCCCACCATGCCGCGCCAGCCTGAAATCATTCACGGCATACGAAACCTTGTGCAGAACGCGGTGGATTTCGCCCGCGGCATCGTGCGGGTAGAAGCCCATTGGAACACGGACACCGTGACCGTGCGAATATCGGACGATGGCAACGGGTTTCCGCCGCATCTGATCGGGCGCCTCGGCGATCCCCTGCTGCGGCGCCGCAAATCCGATGGCGAGCAATCGCAACGCCCCGGCTATGAAGGCATGGGGCTGGGTCTGTTCATTGCCAAGACATTGCTGGAACGCAGCGGCGCGCGGCTGTCATTTCGCAACAGCACCGACACGCCCGAATCCCATGGCGCGATCGTGACAGTGGTTTGGCCAAGACACCGACTGGTGCCGGAACCAGGGTCGAAAGACGATCCGCTGGGAGAAAATCAGCCGATAAATACGTAG
- a CDS encoding ActR/PrrA/RegA family redox response regulator transcription factor — MADAMQVTSADKTVLLVDDDEPFLRRLARAMEKRGFEVETADSVAAGRAIATARPPAYAVVDLRLGDGNGLDVVEVLRERRPDSRIVVLTGYGAIATAVAAVKIGATDYLSKPADADDITRALLTPEGELPEPPDNPMSADRVRWEHIQRVYELCDRNVSETARRLNMHRRTLQRILAKRSPR, encoded by the coding sequence ATGGCGGACGCAATGCAAGTGACCTCAGCGGACAAGACAGTTTTGCTCGTCGATGATGACGAACCGTTTCTGCGCCGTCTGGCCCGAGCCATGGAAAAGCGCGGCTTCGAGGTTGAAACCGCCGACTCCGTTGCCGCTGGCCGCGCGATCGCCACGGCGCGCCCGCCCGCTTATGCGGTGGTCGACCTGCGTTTGGGTGATGGCAACGGCCTGGATGTGGTCGAGGTGCTGCGCGAACGCCGCCCGGACAGCCGTATTGTCGTCCTGACGGGCTACGGTGCGATTGCCACGGCTGTAGCTGCCGTGAAAATCGGTGCGACGGATTACCTGTCGAAGCCCGCAGACGCAGATGACATCACCCGTGCCCTGCTGACGCCCGAAGGCGAACTGCCGGAGCCACCCGATAACCCTATGTCCGCAGACCGTGTGCGTTGGGAACATATTCAGCGCGTTTACGAACTGTGTGATCGCAACGTGTCTGAAACGGCGCGTCGTCTGAACATGCACCGGCGGACGCTGCAGCGGATACTGGCCAAGCGCAGCCCGCGCTAG
- a CDS encoding SCO family protein, which yields MSRLYAGIAIAAVVAVVGGTAAYVMLKGDQVAQCGGAQVAGGDIGGPFELVNSAGQTVTDEDVITEPALVYFGYTFCPDVCPLDSARNAEAVVLLEDSGIDVKPVFITVDPQRDTPEVVGDFAANFSDKMVGLTGSPEQVKAASQAYKTYYKVPASSADDEYYLVDHSTFTYLVLPDEGVVDFFRRDEGPEIIAERTACHLGA from the coding sequence ATGTCACGGCTTTATGCGGGGATCGCGATTGCTGCGGTTGTGGCGGTTGTTGGCGGAACGGCAGCCTATGTCATGCTGAAGGGCGATCAGGTTGCCCAGTGTGGCGGCGCGCAGGTCGCCGGCGGCGACATTGGCGGACCTTTCGAACTGGTCAACAGCGCGGGCCAGACCGTGACTGACGAGGATGTCATCACCGAACCGGCGCTCGTCTATTTCGGCTACACCTTCTGTCCGGACGTCTGCCCGCTCGACAGCGCCCGCAACGCCGAAGCCGTCGTACTTCTGGAAGACAGCGGCATCGACGTCAAACCGGTCTTCATCACCGTAGACCCGCAGCGCGATACGCCGGAAGTCGTGGGTGATTTCGCGGCCAACTTCTCCGACAAGATGGTTGGCCTGACGGGAAGTCCCGAACAGGTGAAAGCTGCCAGCCAGGCTTACAAGACCTACTACAAAGTCCCGGCGTCCAGCGCGGATGATGAATATTACCTCGTCGATCATTCGACCTTTACCTATCTGGTCCTGCCAGATGAAGGTGTGGTCGATTTCTTCCGTCGCGACGAAGGCCCCGAAATCATTGCCGAGCGCACGGCCTGTCATCTGGGCGCGTAA